Within Wyeomyia smithii strain HCP4-BCI-WySm-NY-G18 chromosome 2, ASM2978416v1, whole genome shotgun sequence, the genomic segment gcactcgtttgcatacaaaagtaaagcacacattttgctttatgagaaaaaaaaaaacaaagaacagtcgtcgccctccgcatcttttcgtattcatttagaacgttgtgtcattccagtgtcttagttttcaaattcataaattcgttgaattttattatggagccttcaacttcagcggcaccacctaattcaatgtctagtaagttgtcaactcatagtgttatacatgtatttaaatgtactcattcaaccatagaaaccggattaggaagataacatatatacgaaacaatggaacatcgaaaattactagaagaaatgaaagtTGCAGCCAAAGACAtatttcctgctgataagtataatgaacttcatattttctggaaacagttcaacacgagatttaagcgatcacagcgaaagatgatgatactgttgatgatttttcaatttgtaattagtttgtattacttgtgttgttttagtttattaaaaaaatatatataaatttaagcaaaatttgtttagttcgaagggtcgtccataaattaagtttttttttttttcaatggaaaggacgcccggtggcactacttgtggtcaaagattatataattctataaaaaaggaaaaaagggccaaaaaatattaaaattggctttcgtgctttatggacggccccaaacaaaaaatggatgccaaattcgtgttcagcgccccaaaattatgtaaataccaagttgttgtcgcatttatcgacactttttttgcttggccagcctttgtatggagtcgccccactgtgcaccgccagaagaaaaaaaaaacagatctaaTAAACATGCCTATGACACGGTCAAGCATAATACAACGACAATAAGAAATCAATAATCTCAAAAACTGTACCAATTCTAATCATATTTTTAACTGTAATGTGCTCGATGGCTGATCGAGATAATTTCCAGTCAAAACCGACGCTAACATCAGGTGTAAATTTTATTGCAGTCAGTTTCCGATAAACAAACAATCTTTCGACACGTGTTTTCAATGCAGTGGGTCATCTTGTTTGAGTCAGTAAATGCCAACGAGTGATTACATCATCATTTGAACACTGCAAGTATCACAGCTTGTTTTAATTATTAGCTGAAATAACAGCGTAGATAGGATAAATTAATCCTATTAGACAAATTGAAATTGCGCATAGCAGCAGTTATTAGTCCCAGAGCACTTGAACTACCCAAAAAGGTTTCATAAGGCATTTGATGTAAAAGCAAACGAAAATAACTGTTTTgaacagcaacaacaaaaaacaaaacaacttttgCACCCTATGAAATCTCTATAAATTGAACTTATCACCAAAACAACGATTATTGAGGCAATAAAAGTGATAGAAACACAAGATACTATACATCTGTTCCATATATACTCACGTCTGGAAGGCCGCATAGACAAACATCAGCAAAGCGAACGCTACGCACATTAAGGTTATCGGGAGCCCTCGTAGCTCCATCgatttgatacgatttttcatgaaaactgCCGCATTATCCGAGGTTGCCTCTTTCAACGCGATattgaaatctttgaaaatGAACGGCAGCATAAGAACTAAATTAACAACTCCCAACAGCGCGCAAAACCATCCTACAGAGGTATGCATGTTGACACGAAACAGTCCTGGAATGCGGAATCCTTCTTCGCCCAAGGCAGAGAAAAACGGTTGTAACACCGACGCACTTAAAAGGCCAGCCACGTGCGCTAAGGACAAATAGGACGTAGTTCTTGTTCGTTCGGCTACGGTGGTCGCCGCGGATATGTAGGAACGGTAAATGGAACAGGATATCATGGAAACTCCTACCAGCACTCTCGACGTTAAAATCACGTATTTTTGGTGACTCGTAAATTCCTCGGCAAGTGCGTAGATTATTTGTCCAGCGATGAAGCAAACCAAGAATGGAATTATTAAATATCTAACAGAAGATAACTTATTGCTCCACCAACCAAGCACCGGGCTGCCCACCAACTGCAGAACAGAGGGCATAGCGAACAGATAAGCCAAAAACACCTTTCCAGCTTCCGGATCCAGCTGCAATCAACAATATACAATTTATTGAACCACTTTTCCACTGTAACTTTCGATGTATCTCACAGTTTTTAAGTACGGCCATAAACAAGTCGCTGCAATTCCGAAGCCTACATATACCAAATACGCGGTAAAGTACATCACACGAATAGAAATCCATCGTTGTCGATACTCGGTCTCAGTCTCCAAGCCTCGCAAGCGATCACTATCAGGCTGATGAATGCCGAAAGTCTTTGCAAAAATTCCCATTTCTTCTATTTGAACAGCAGATTCACATTTAATCACATTCCAATACCCTCTGCAGGAGATGCTCACCGATCAGAGCCACAATTTACTCTGACATCGACGAATCGTTGCCAGAGTCTTTTCATGGCACATGTAATTAACGCCTTCATGGCAATAAAATCCAGCTTCAGATTAATTCGCGATCGTCATTCGTCACCGATAAGACAACTCTCTATCACACACTAGCTTTAGAAACCTGTCAATTGAGACGGTCTATAGCCCAAAAACATTTGTTGGTACCTTCACTCCCGtcgaagtaaatttttttcgtaACCATCCGCATAATATATCCTCGTAACCTCATTTGACCTCAGTCAGCTACTCCTATTGTATCCCCATATAGCTAATCCAGAGAGCAATGCTGAACAGTAAACACTATTCGGAATCAATTTTGCTCTCATTCTCTCTTTCTCTGTTGCCCGCGCAGTTACAATTAAACAAGCAATACTGACAGTGAGTGACTTATCCTAAGGGAACTATTTCTATGATAATCACATTTTGAAATATTGCAACAACGTTGCTGCCACTTGAATTCAAATTTATGTTActgttcaaataaaaaaaaaaaataacgatgcCACGAAGGTTATCGCTCCTGAAAGGCGTACGAACAACAAAATATAAATACTTACGGTGTTTCTGGTACATATATAACGTATACGTCTATTGCCAAAATCAAAATCTGACCTCCGTCAgcattttcccatataaatcaAATAGCTGTTCTGTCCTGTTTTGCTTACAGCACGATGATGGAGCAGTGGATCATCGCATCGGGAACATCATCAGGAAGGCAAATGAGCGgtggtttgtttttgttttgcaatcgaagTCTAGTCTACTTCCTTCAACGGACAAGAGGAACACCGCACGATATTAATTATAAGTGTGCGCGCATTTTACCTATACTATTTCTAGTGCCCGTTCGTGGGTGTTGCGTGTCGATAACCGCATGCGTATGAATATCACCATATGCTAAACTGTCGCGTCGGAtgacttaatttttttctaacgatCACACAAACCGGCCGTGCGAaccgaacaaaatttatttatttccacCATCAGGAGAGATAGACAGATTTGCTCTGCCCATTCTTCACTGAACTTTATGATCACTCTTAAATTCTTTGTGTTAATTTGAGGTATCCACCATAAGTTTGATAATTGTTTAGTATGCTgaattattcaaaattatatCATAAGAATGATAATGACGAAACCTTTTGCTGACGCTTCTAGCATAACGAAGATGCTACTCATGGAAACAATTATAGCAGACCTTGAACTAACGTGTGTTATGATACTGTTGCACAATACTTGTGCCGAATGAGTTGCAAGATGATTACCCAACGAAGAGTGCGATTTGATGCTCAATAAGAACAGTGCAAATTGAATTTGATAAATAATGGACCAAGGAAATCGTTCAAATTTTCTCAGAGAGTTCATGATCTGAGAGTTTTTTAAAAAAGCAAGCAAATTGTGTGCTGAATCAATGACTAAAAAAATTAGTTCGGAAGTTGCAAAATTCAAATAATTTAAGCTGATACCTTGACGATTCTTTTAACTCGAGTATCTTTAATCCTTCACCGACAATGCTTTTAGAAGTCGGTAAACAACGGTAACAATCAAAACGGTATCAAGTGGTTGTACAAATTTTGTAAGTTTATATCGTACAGGCGAGAAGTTTAGTCATCCccgttttgaaaaagtggttaccAGACAAGACGATTATTTCTtgtggcaatttttttttaatttaacaaagattctatttttgttgcaataagAAAGAGCAAGTCTTCAACATTCTCATAAAATCATGTGTGAACCGGTTCTTCAGATGCATATGTGAAAgtgcacacttagattttattgccgagaactcaacagctgataaattcagcgaaatgttctacaagttttcggcagaattttcaagaacttcggcaaacaaaatttaatacctgctggttcacggtagatcgatatatttgctgaatgttcgtcgaaatatattgctgacatttgttagaAATTTCGCCGAGCttcatcagctgttgggaagtttgccgagataaattaagtgtgtggCAGAAATAAATTCAGCAATTTCAAGAAAAAAGCTCTATCCGGTTTTTTTCTGCTCCGATcataacgtatgcgttaaaaaatggacttCTTTCGGATGATGGTGAAAAAAAGCTAAAACAGATAATTGAGTATGATAGCAAAAAAATTCTTCGCCTTTCGGccgttaaccggaacattcgccatgacggacgaaaacatgcgtgtaggcatggtTTGTGGAAGAAACTTCAActtggtgctcacttcctttgtGGGAGAAGCAatatacgaagtaccctgccagtcgttgccatccagggtttTATAGGTTTCAtcaccatcaccaccgccatgtTGTGATTCGCCAGCCCTGAAACTAGTGGACGAGAcggctgcttcctgacatgtatgttcatgttcgccaggtacttttcctctgtttggccggttgcatcgacctcccggccaagcccACGCATGAGCGATGTagtcacttttccctcggtcttcctcttcagcttcctttggagcttcttttcACTCAAGGTCGTTGGCGGTCCGGAATCTGGCTTTCTtttaatgctctgattgttgtccattAGAGCCAAGATGTTGTAAATACCGAAACGGGCGTAttcggtgtccacgaactgccccACGATGTCCATTTTCGACGCGACAGGGTACCGTtcattgaacgcgcacactACTGAACGTattagcttcactgttttcgccatcacggttacaGCTCGTCTGATAgagttgtcaatttttttctgctgactcatgggtcaaTATGATTGATGATGGCTGCATGCTTCCAATTCCGCGGGCACTCGGTGCTCTGCAGATCGTGCTTTATCTGGTCCACCTGTCTCGCTCTTTGCGCCTCTTATCTTCTTGTTCCtaccggatttgaagcgaacaccaattttgcagggtagctatccggtattctagctacatgccctgcccagcgtatccttccagctttagccactttttAAATACTGATTCATCCTACGTCTCCAGACTCCGTTCTCCGGATGGTTCTTggcacccgacgttcaaaaacaTCGAGTGGTCGCAAATCCTCCttgagcattgtccacgtcttaTGCCCTTAGCGAACGATACAGACTTGACGTGGAGACTCAGGCTTTGCGACCGTAGTTTTcttatggagcccatagtaggcgcGACTTTCTCCGATAATACGCCTTCTAATCTtccggctggtatcgttgttctgagttaccagagagccgtggtacacaaactcgtcgaatATCTCGAACTCCTCtccgtcgattgttaccgtattaCCTAATCATGCATTTCGCGCTCGGACCCGCCTACGAACATATgctttgttttcgacgcattaatATTCAATCTGAccctatctgcttcacgtttcagtcgaGTTTACTGGTCTGCCGCCGTCttaaattttccagcaacaataTCCACGTCATTCGTAAACAAATAAATTAACCTGACTTGTTGAAAATCGTGTCCCGCATCCATCACTTTGTCGAAGCCCTGTGAGACTCGGAGAGTTTCGAAGTTCCACTCTAAATGCGTCTAAATCAGTCTTGTCTGCTCCCCCGGAGAGCCATTTTCGTTAagaattttccataactcttgtcggtttattgtgTCGTAGGTGTCTTTAAAATCAACCAAAGAATGGTGTGTAGGGGCTCTAAATCCGCAGCACTTTTGGGGGATCTGCTGCAGTGGAAAGATTTGGCCAGTCGTAGATTGTCCTTCTATGAAACCGGTCTGGTATGGTGACAGGCGTTGAGAGATGATCTGGGAAACACTTTCCTCCGGTAGCTGTAGtggacttgctgcctccgtttaagtctatatcgctccacattctAACGGGTGGCtgcgctgcgttcttctcgtccaaCACCTGCCGgcattcttcgtcaaaccactcgttacgtcgattcggttgcacgtgtccAAGAactttttccgcagcactgttgaTAGCTGTTCCAACAGCGTTTCAGCGATCGTCACCCTCTTCTGACAGCGCAGCTTCGAGTTATGACGTGCACTAAGCTGCGACGTCGTGTTGCTTGAAGCGCGCGAGGTTATACCGTGGCGAGCGACGTTATCGTATGTTATTCACAATGGATAGTTTTTGGTTTCTACCTTTGCGTGACGGGCAAGTCGACTTGCACGGCGCCGTGTAACGCTGTAACCAACGCAATGGGTGATTTCCTGATGGCGGCGAGCATCTTCACAAcctcctcctggccaacctgagTGTTTTAATCCCCAGGGCATTCACCAACTACACGTAAAATTCGTCTTTGTTATCATGGGTACTTCCAAGATGTGGGCACAGGGCACGTTAATAATACTattgttgaagaaacggccttttTAGCGCTATGATGTTTTCAATTCCTCGGATAGCACGCGGATACTTCTTAGGaagttgagagatcggcagttccatgttGCAAGTATCCGATCGTTTGTACGTTTTCGTTGTCTAGGTCATAACCGATTGTTTCGGTCCGTAATTAACGTTATTGTGTTCGCGTTCGTTTCCATTTTTTAATGGTGCGGGCTTGCAAAGCCAGCTACCAACATTGTTTGAAGTCCCGGGCACCACCAGGATATGGAAAAAAACATTGCGTTACTTAGAACGCTTCCGTTGGTGTTGATCCCAAGAAACTTCCTTCCGAGGAAGGAAGCCCCGTACCATGTCAGCATGCGACCAGCAGTCCCATCggagttggttacccgatctttccaCTAATGTTAGATCCACTTAATATTTGATCGCAACTTTCCAATTAACGGTGGCGCCATTGGTGGCAGCTACCAGAAACCAATGACAGCGCAGTGATGAggaaggtttgtttacataatGGTGCAGGTTCatcaattcgcgttgacggtgttgctgatatttgtttggtttttgcatgcgaaacagaaggaaggaaatatttttgcttttgtcatcacgcacattttgacaattacatatgagtgttcacataggtgcgaacagccttcaaaatctctttcaacacGAATAACCCGAATGGAACATGAATGTCGAGAGAAAACTTTGCACACTCACGTTGAAAATCCGTCGTAGTCGGGTGCAAAAATTGCGAAGTACCTCAAATTCCCCCAATCAACCGTAAACAGCGTGCAGAAatgattcaatgaaactttgacgCTGGATGGTGCGGATCACAGCAACCGCAGAAGTGAAACGATTGACAATAAGCAGCAACGATTGAAAGTCTGCAGGGCAGAACGGACAAACCCTGAGATCATCCTGCGCGATTTGGCTAAGAAGTTCTCGGCACCGTACAGCACTGTTCGATGGATCTGTTAGCGTGAAGCCCTGCGGTCGTTCCACGCCAGCAAACAATCCAACAGGACCTTAAGGCTGTATGAGCAAACCTTGACCAAATTCGACAGCTACATTTTAATGGACGATGAGAcatatgtaaaaatggattttgCGCAGCTTCCATGACAAAAATTCTATATGTCCAAGCGCAAGGGTGATGTCACCAAGCGGTTTCAATTCGTTTTTGCTGACAAGTTTGctccccaagtaacacacgttggtatagaatagttgacgttacctattccatgacatcgatatcaccagaaaagcgcaaaacatgaaggctagtagaacaagtaccgataactgcatgaaagcaagccaacttggtataattaagtggcaaaatacatctcgagtactaatacggcaatgcgcaaatctgttgctatggcaactgttaaccagcgcatgcgcaaatgtgttgtgtctgcgcagtgcaactagatcgacaattgcttttatcagtggcagttttaattgattatgatGACAAAAtataatattcaacctttcaaaaagagctgtttctttcgcttgaatattgaaattgttttcacaTAGTTTCAatgttatctggatataaaatctaacaaaactagaaaacgttgttagatatacaataacaaaaaactgaagtgatattggttacactgcaagcgttttgtttatcttttgatggcgcgttttgacccgcttcgaataaagaaatcgttcatataatttaagtgttaatttgatcaagtaagtTTAAGTCGGgtgcattttacaggtacgtagtgttgttattagatgttAATAtcttattagttattagtttaatatcttacgaaaagaccaagtgatagtgattgtcattcttgaactcacgttattaaaaacatctccaaaaccagaaaaaccgaccttgttttcgaaatgcggttgtattaatgataaaaaacaacgtcaaacacaatataataacacaagttttcaattgcgcttgtagtacacttatatgactactttcgttgttacttattttctaacatgttttgtgtgttacttgggtcggAAGCTAATGGTGTGGCAATCATTAATGGCCAGGTATACAAGAaacagtgcctccagaagcggatTTCGCCGTTCATCCATTCACACGACGGTCAGGTGAAGTTCTGGCCTAACATGGCCAGCTGCCACTACAGCCGGAAAGTCGTGGATTGGTACAAGGAGAATGGAATTGATATCATCAAAAAAGGGTTGCCCAAAACattgactttttcaattttaaattttcaggaACTTTTGAGCCGTTTACCCGATTTAGAATCTTTTGAcgtcaaattaaaaataattgatggTTTTTCAAGGAAAAATTTTATACCTTACTTTAAATAACCTTAACTATGCGTAACTTATAAAGTAAACCGTTTTTTTTGGGATTTTGGAGGGTTTTATACTCAGAAGAccatattgtttgatatttttttagatttctAAATGAATTTCACCTAGACTATCAAACTTCCACGGAAGAATATAAGACCCAGAAGACTCTTAGTTACCATACCAATTAACTCCAGGCTGATTCCTTTCTGTTCGAAGACCAAGTCGTTCgaagccatgtcgtctgcggagacCCCCGATAGGCCATTGTCCACTTGATCGAGCGGCTTTGCTCGTGTAGATACCCACTATATGTATCACACCATTTAAACGGATGTTAAATAGCAAGCCGTCTTGCCGTAATCCCCTTCAAGATTCGAAGTTACTCGACAGTGCTCGAACTACGCACACCATCGTCGACCTAACCAACCCAGGATACCCTatcatttgatatttttgcatTGCGATAACTATTTCCAGTAGAGACGCATGGTAGTTATGGTGGACAAAAgccaagccttggtgctacattccgatttggaactcgagcttctgtttcttatacacagacttcgcagccaactgtttaagtgtacaggacaattgcggggctagcgctacgatcctactgtcactaacaatctctcccgagccggggcTCGAGCCTACGATGACtagcttgttagaccagcatcgtacctcaagaccagctggaagggtTACGGTGGACATTAATGAATAAAAAGAACTCTATCTTCGGAATAAAACAATTTACCTCCGGGAAAATTTAGTGTGCTATGCGAAAGTTTTCTAAGGTAtccaaaaaatatcaaacaacagGAATTCATGACTCTCAACCTCAAAGAAACCAAAAACGGTTTGTATCAGAAAATTCGACGACTCAAAATTTAtaagttttgaaattttatgaaaacaGTCGATTTCTTTGGCAAGTGTCACCCTAAGGCCCAATAACAAAATACAGGTCCTACAATTTTTCGATGGAGAACAACTACAGCGATTCTAAGAATGAACGGagcaaaataattttataattttttgcatGAATTTGCTGAATAATTCTAATTCTCACTAGTAAAGATAAGTTATGAGTTTCGGGTTATACAGAACTGCCCACTGCATATGTTTGGATCCGGACGTGGATCAAAGTGTTAAATCTCTATGCTTAACCAAAATGTCATTAAATTAATTTGTTAGATTTTTCGTTTAAATCATAAGTAACTCAATCGCATTGCTATGTGATAACTAATTCATCACAGCATCACAAGTAAACGCAAGCCACACCCGCTAGAAGTTTTCGAGTGGCGCCTTGTTTAGAAATCCAATTTACGTTTACGAAAATATTGAACTGCATTAGGCATACAGTTCTGGCTGAGGAATTTCGATTTTCGTTACAATAAATCGCGTGAGATCTACAGGCGAATCATAACGAATACGACAAATACGTACAATTATCACATAACAATTAAAAGTGTTAATGTTTTATTTATAGCTGGGCACAGATTGATCTCTGTTTGTTGAGCTAATTTAAAAATAACCTTTTTCCTTCTCAAAAGTTACATTTAACGCTGTGACAATTTACAAGGTAAACGTAGAAATTATTACTTTGAGTACATCGCAAACTCATGGTTTACTCAAAAAACTTCTTTCGGTGTTTAAAACATCCTAACTCGCTGCAGAGTTACGCTAGTTATCACTGTCTCTTCGTGCATGAGATGATCATCAACGTCCACTAATTGAGCGGAACATCAAATCCACGTGCTGTTTACCGGATAAAGGTATAACCAAACCAACAACTTGAGTTTGCTAATCAATTCCACAAATACGATTTAAATATGTACTAGGAAGTGACTTACGTTTGAAAGCCAGAATAGACAAACATCTGCAACGCAAAGGCCAAACACATTAGACCGATCTGAAAATATCTCAGCTCCAGTGACTTCCATAAATCATTGCAGAGCCCGGTATTATGCACTTTCATCGCTTCCCGCACCGCAATATTGTGATCCTTGAATATGAACGGCAGCATCAGAACCAGATTGACGCATCCAAGCATGGCGCAAAACCATCCAACGGAAGTGTACATATTGAAGCGCAGCGTCCCGAACGCAAGGAATCCGTGTTCTCCAAAAATTGAGAACACGGGCTGCATTGCCGATCCTGCCAACAATCCGACAGTTTGAGCTAACGATAGATAGGACATAGCTTTTGTTCTCTCCTCGATTGTCGTGGCTGAGGACATATAGGCCCTATAAATAGTACAGGATACAGACGATAAACCTATGAGCCCTCGCGA encodes:
- the LOC129720978 gene encoding major facilitator superfamily domain-containing protein 8-like isoform X1, which translates into the protein MGIFAKTFGIHQPDSDRLRGLETETEYRQRWISIRVMYFTAYLVYVGFGIAATCLWPYLKTLDPEAGKVFLAYLFAMPSVLQLVGSPVLGWWSNKLSSVRYLIIPFLVCFIAGQIIYALAEEFTSHQKYVILTSRVLVGVSMISCSIYRSYISAATTVAERTRTTSYLSLAHVAGLLSASVLQPFFSALGEEGFRIPGLFRVNMHTSVGWFCALLGVVNLVLMLPFIFKDFNIALKEATSDNAAVFMKNRIKSMELRGLPITLMCVAFALLMFVYAAFQTLLSPVALDQFGWTNEESLFYLGILMTAGALISCVLFLLLDPLCKRFGETNVLVYGAMFALFLSQLLMIPVGTQTISESVDSVNGTIGCPVSQEWCQSIPPVSIAQFTVSYTLLCVSFSIGTTLSQAVFSKLLGPRPQGTWMALLTCAGSAARIVGPASVTVYVILGTYWTFGASAVLSGLIFLWMWVYRNSLSPTQPAPVEAAEELKVLNV